The Pyrodictium delaneyi genome contains a region encoding:
- a CDS encoding phosphoglycolate phosphatase, whose protein sequence is MDTNSYEALVELLPQRICGLAVDIDGTITERRQRGDFRLSLEAVEALRALEDAGIRVMLVTGNSVMVTAGVARYIGVKGPHVSENGCLVYRRGSFTSACRGTARAAARVLEEEMSGIIEPSWQNRCRFHDYAFTVRRGSVEEVIQEAEKLLRERGHQVKLSHSGYAIHVRPLEASKGLGLSLALRYAGLNPDCVIAIGDSVIDLEMREAGVLLAAVGNADPLLRKRADIVVPGESGKSVALLAKIIVEKYK, encoded by the coding sequence TTGGACACAAACAGCTATGAGGCTCTAGTAGAGCTTCTACCTCAGCGAATATGCGGCCTAGCAGTAGATATCGACGGGACTATTACCGAGAGAAGACAGAGAGGAGACTTTCGTTTAAGCCTTGAAGCTGTAGAGGCATTGCGTGCACTAGAAGATGCGGGAATACGGGTTATGCTTGTGACCGGTAACTCCGTAATGGTGACTGCTGGCGTTGCCCGGTACATAGGCGTAAAGGGGCCTCACGTCTCAGAGAACGGGTGCCTAGTTTACCGCCGTGGCTCCTTCACTAGCGCGTGCCGGGGCACAGCCCGGGCTGCCGCCAGAGTCCTCGAGGAGGAAATGAGCGGTATAATCGAGCCAAGCTGGCAGAATCGCTGCAGGTTTCATGATTATGCGTTTACAGTTCGTCGAGGCTCAGTGGAGGAAGTGATACAGGAAGCGGAGAAGCTACTACGGGAGAGAGGACACCAGGTAAAGTTAAGCCATAGTGGTTATGCTATACACGTAAGACCGTTAGAGGCGAGCAAGGGACTTGGACTCAGCTTGGCGCTGCGCTATGCCGGGCTTAACCCTGACTGTGTCATCGCCATAGGCGACTCGGTGATCGACCTGGAAATGCGTGAAGCTGGTGTACTACTAGCCGCCGTGGGGAATGCCGACCCCCTGTTGCGTAAAAGAGCCGACATAGTAGTACCGGGCGAGAGCGGCAAAAGTGTAGCATTATTAGCTAAGATCATAGTGGAGAAGTATAAGTGA
- a CDS encoding DUF120 domain-containing protein has product MQARIIKGRRVKGFGVGAYYISHPYYSGWFSKLLSCKPFPGTLNIETDIDWRELAGLCEPIVVPETEWEGKHLGAVYVWRAKVETNQGTADVLVIRPLLSSHEPSVLEIVACERLSTLLKGDTIRVEVLCRGGDNESRPNTSRGRG; this is encoded by the coding sequence ATGCAAGCGAGGATTATCAAGGGCCGACGTGTAAAGGGTTTTGGCGTCGGTGCTTATTACATATCGCATCCCTATTATAGTGGATGGTTCAGTAAGTTACTGAGTTGCAAACCATTTCCAGGAACCCTAAATATTGAGACGGACATTGATTGGCGTGAACTAGCCGGGCTATGCGAGCCAATAGTAGTGCCAGAGACGGAATGGGAAGGCAAACATCTCGGCGCAGTATATGTCTGGAGAGCCAAAGTGGAGACAAACCAGGGAACCGCAGATGTACTCGTTATACGCCCATTGTTAAGCAGTCACGAGCCTTCAGTGCTTGAGATCGTGGCATGTGAGAGACTATCCACACTACTCAAAGGAGATACAATCCGTGTAGAAGTCCTTTGCAGAGGCGGAGACAATGAAAGTAGGCCTAATACTAGCAGGGGGCGAGGGTAG
- the rbcL gene encoding type III ribulose-bisphosphate carboxylase yields MPEKFDIIYHEFVDENYKPSGTDLIVVFRVTPAKGISIYDAAGRVAAESSVGTWTTLSVKPSLFEKLKAKAYRLHDLGDGSWLVWVAYPLELFEEGSIPNLASSVLGNIFGMKAIEGLRVEDIVFPREYIEWFPGPQHGVTGVREILKIRDRPILATVPKPKLGYTPEEYGKIAYEILVGGVDLVKDDENFAGQKFCRFEARLREVMKAIDKAEKETGERKGYLANVTANIKEMEKRIKLVADYGNQFIMIDFLTVGWAALHHARELAEEYKLAIHGHRAFHAAFTRNPRHGVSMFVIAKLGRLAGLDHLHIGTPSVGKMDAKTMEVIDYARLLREPVFKPREDDIIHMEQDWAGLKPVLPVSSGGLHPGNLQPVIEKLGADVLLQVGGGVIGHPDGPRAGAAAVRQAIDAILRGIPLDEYAKEHRELARALEKWGHVRPV; encoded by the coding sequence TTGCCTGAAAAGTTCGACATCATATACCACGAATTCGTAGACGAAAACTACAAGCCGAGTGGAACTGACCTAATCGTCGTCTTTCGCGTCACGCCAGCCAAGGGCATCTCTATATATGATGCTGCTGGCCGCGTCGCAGCCGAGAGCAGTGTAGGTACGTGGACCACACTGAGCGTAAAGCCCAGCTTATTTGAAAAACTGAAGGCAAAGGCTTATCGACTCCACGATCTAGGCGATGGTAGCTGGCTTGTATGGGTAGCCTATCCCTTGGAGCTGTTCGAAGAGGGAAGTATCCCCAATCTAGCCAGCAGTGTGCTCGGCAACATATTTGGCATGAAAGCAATTGAAGGGCTCCGTGTAGAAGACATAGTGTTTCCACGGGAGTATATCGAGTGGTTCCCCGGACCACAGCACGGTGTTACTGGTGTAAGAGAGATACTCAAGATACGCGATCGCCCCATCCTGGCTACTGTACCTAAGCCCAAGCTAGGCTATACGCCAGAAGAGTATGGTAAAATTGCCTACGAGATACTAGTAGGCGGCGTCGACCTAGTAAAGGATGACGAGAATTTCGCGGGACAGAAGTTCTGTAGGTTCGAAGCTAGGCTCCGCGAGGTAATGAAGGCCATCGATAAAGCGGAGAAGGAGACAGGGGAGAGGAAAGGTTACCTCGCAAACGTGACAGCTAACATAAAGGAGATGGAAAAGAGGATCAAGCTTGTCGCGGACTATGGTAACCAGTTCATAATGATAGACTTCCTTACCGTTGGCTGGGCTGCCCTACATCATGCCCGAGAACTAGCTGAGGAGTACAAGCTCGCCATCCATGGCCATCGGGCGTTCCACGCCGCCTTCACCCGTAACCCCCGCCACGGTGTCTCAATGTTCGTCATCGCTAAGCTCGGCCGCCTAGCTGGACTAGATCACCTCCATATAGGGACACCCAGCGTAGGAAAGATGGATGCAAAAACTATGGAGGTCATCGATTACGCCCGGCTGCTTCGGGAGCCGGTATTCAAACCACGAGAGGACGACATAATCCACATGGAGCAGGACTGGGCTGGGCTCAAGCCAGTACTTCCTGTCTCCAGCGGAGGACTACACCCCGGCAACTTGCAGCCCGTAATAGAGAAGCTCGGTGCAGATGTTCTACTTCAAGTCGGCGGTGGCGTAATAGGCCATCCTGACGGCCCTAGGGCAGGCGCGGCAGCTGTAAGACAAGCGATAGACGCTATATTGAGGGGAATCCCGCTAGACGAGTACGCAAAGGAGCACCGGGAGCTGGCCCGGGCGCTTGAAAAGTGGGGCCACGTTAGACCGGTCTAG
- the mobA gene encoding molybdenum cofactor guanylyltransferase, whose product MKVGLILAGGEGRRFGGDKLIALTDGRPAIARISDVLQAAGAELVYVATREEQRCKIYTDIANLDGCIYDPDWLACGGPAAALTGLESLQARVLLVTPGDMPWITPDVLIRLEAFMEQTKAEAALPMHSGGFLETLVATIRWSLVERLPKILVQLCNLRGELRASDPYRASTRLTLVGSGLLTWNPIVFSHINTRERLQTREPKNNLGPKDILITEPHLDPFAPRDQLCLRLARERNEYHKLGIIHLERQAWKDFLMLCKQ is encoded by the coding sequence ATGAAAGTAGGCCTAATACTAGCAGGGGGCGAGGGTAGACGTTTTGGCGGAGACAAGCTCATCGCTTTAACTGACGGTAGGCCCGCAATTGCACGGATTAGTGATGTTCTTCAAGCAGCTGGCGCAGAGCTTGTATATGTTGCAACACGGGAAGAGCAACGCTGTAAGATATACACGGATATCGCTAATTTAGATGGCTGCATATATGACCCAGACTGGCTTGCATGTGGAGGACCAGCAGCTGCCTTAACGGGATTAGAGTCCCTTCAAGCCCGTGTACTACTAGTAACTCCAGGAGATATGCCATGGATAACACCAGACGTATTGATTAGACTAGAGGCCTTTATGGAACAGACCAAGGCCGAGGCTGCACTACCAATGCATAGTGGCGGTTTTCTTGAGACACTAGTAGCCACAATACGTTGGAGCCTTGTGGAAAGATTACCGAAGATACTTGTTCAGCTTTGCAATTTACGAGGAGAACTGAGAGCTAGTGATCCTTATCGAGCTTCAACGAGACTTACACTTGTTGGCTCGGGACTCCTTACATGGAATCCGATAGTATTTTCCCACATTAATACCCGCGAGCGCCTACAAACCCGTGAACCAAAGAATAACCTTGGACCGAAAGACATACTGATTACGGAGCCCCATTTAGATCCATTTGCGCCAAGAGACCAACTATGTCTTAGGCTAGCACGAGAAAGAAACGAATATCACAAGCTTGGGATAATTCACTTGGAAAGACAGGCATGGAAGGACTTTCTTATGCTTTGTAAACAGTGA
- a CDS encoding HIT family protein, with the protein MTGDCIFCKIIRGEIPSVKIYEDENVVAFLDIYPINPGHTLVVPKRHVEYLHELKDDEAAALINAVKKLAPRIVEAMGADGYNVVTNNGRAAGQVIFHVHFHIVPRFEDDKCRFDCERSKPSMEELEKVGEQIRRAIG; encoded by the coding sequence GTGACAGGAGACTGTATATTCTGCAAAATAATTCGTGGTGAAATACCATCCGTAAAGATATACGAGGACGAAAATGTAGTAGCATTCTTGGACATCTACCCTATAAACCCAGGCCACACGCTAGTTGTTCCTAAGCGACATGTTGAGTACCTTCACGAACTAAAAGATGACGAAGCAGCTGCCCTTATAAATGCTGTCAAGAAGCTAGCGCCACGAATAGTAGAAGCCATGGGCGCTGATGGCTATAATGTTGTAACTAATAACGGGAGGGCAGCAGGCCAAGTAATATTCCATGTACACTTCCATATAGTACCACGCTTCGAAGATGATAAATGCCGATTTGACTGTGAGCGAAGCAAACCAAGCATGGAAGAGCTAGAGAAAGTAGGCGAACAGATAAGGAGAGCCATAGGGTAG
- a CDS encoding molybdopterin-dependent oxidoreductase encodes MPPQRKSKPDLNRRSFLKATTLMTALAMLPSSARRALGYTPPKEYMLGEIGNKSLYETVEIRGVCTYCSVGCGIIFYKQANKVVYQEGDPDNPLNEGKLCIKGKASIQLFGAHNPLRARTPLIRVNPKPKPEEILEARDSNELMKVLEKYKPVWKPVTWEEAFEYVMKKMREILEANADAVRVYHPYDGKICDSRKGCYFRFGNKYPVMIIAGAKMLNEEAYLIRKISMLIGCNNIDHDARRCHSTTVAGLAGTVGFGAQTQSFPDTQYISVYLILGGNPAEAHPVSMRHVMKGINRGTLTLVVVDPKYGRTASKAHIFAFHRPGTDIPIMYYILHYAFFERNPPVDRLDTFREYAKRFNIDIAEIEEIKDIAKRFTAEEVSRITGVPVEKLREIARLFVENSGVTTGFKRFASIEWAMGLTQHHVGTQNTRLAALVQLVLGNLGFPGGGLNPYRGHSNVQGTTDLCILSHIFPGYIKIPTNSKQIRAYQEWKLKGFPDAFNWRPSMNTCKALGLKCSDCDDNGDNCKLTVNSGALLWAWWFMNWRRYELAMGIFVGTDPEDKPWDENSVVISDLPFNKGYTENNWWMGVLLPDDPRTKKIGGKIEAMWLFGENIAISDADSKITMAALAALKLLVVSDIFITETAWFADVFLPAAFQYEKEGSITNSNRWIQWQHRVVEPPGDARADLWVMYKFWDYMRRSGLVKLPSEEYGKKIERVVVKHPEADTLVELYRRKIEPYMNYGSGRFPWTDYREVDPVLVYKEIDAAVDLYYGQYDWAHDKILAMRRISAPRVPGQPDGLLDSGTLEHPGGKAPLRLFKDWGWSWPRNVRILYNLYTLEKTFGRKDSFTFEPGKWTVGPELDGKTVEITGEAGEMIDAKTKMPRPAFIPGHNFVIGKYYKRAWTCLTEKCSQKTTADIFTGAAYAEDMIRYGKTVGKIVFWKPGGGYEIKTVEELDIRCPMCESFYYDPELILDYGKAVFYKPYFKGTKTINGKTIVYKDWKEWRPVHDKFVKEFTACIGGNPENYKKCVKEFLDKYGEWYAITGPDGKVWAYSIDYPFHFEPVESPSIEMATKYPALAWRRIENLFYIEPPEQMPELYKAVVATYEELKKYAPSDAEVVVVTENRLEEHFHTGIMTRNVPYLAETLPEPFAEIPVELAEKLGIKSGDIVELGNNRNKIYVRALVTHRMPKLRIGNKEVYVINVPWSWGWSGAHNSFDVANTISILVMDIVTTMQETKAFLAWVKKASPDKYTYQAKPRIQVF; translated from the coding sequence ATGCCGCCACAACGTAAAAGCAAGCCCGATTTGAATAGACGCTCGTTCCTCAAAGCAACAACATTGATGACTGCACTGGCTATGCTGCCAAGCAGTGCTAGAAGAGCACTTGGCTATACTCCGCCAAAGGAGTATATGCTCGGCGAGATAGGCAATAAGAGTCTCTATGAGACAGTTGAAATCCGCGGTGTATGCACATACTGTAGCGTTGGTTGCGGAATCATATTCTACAAGCAAGCCAATAAGGTAGTGTACCAGGAAGGCGATCCAGACAATCCTCTTAACGAGGGCAAGCTCTGTATAAAAGGCAAAGCTTCCATACAGCTGTTCGGCGCCCACAATCCTCTACGTGCCCGTACACCCCTTATCCGCGTAAATCCCAAGCCCAAGCCCGAGGAGATACTAGAAGCCAGGGACTCCAACGAGCTCATGAAGGTCCTGGAGAAGTATAAGCCAGTCTGGAAGCCTGTAACCTGGGAAGAGGCCTTCGAATACGTAATGAAGAAGATGAGAGAGATTCTCGAAGCCAATGCTGATGCTGTTAGAGTATACCACCCCTATGACGGTAAGATATGTGATAGCAGGAAGGGCTGCTACTTCCGCTTCGGCAACAAGTACCCTGTAATGATAATAGCCGGCGCAAAGATGCTCAACGAGGAAGCATACCTCATAAGGAAGATATCAATGCTTATAGGATGCAACAACATAGACCATGATGCGCGGCGTTGTCACTCCACTACAGTGGCCGGCCTAGCTGGCACAGTTGGCTTCGGCGCACAGACCCAGAGCTTCCCCGACACCCAGTATATCAGCGTCTACCTCATCCTGGGCGGGAACCCTGCCGAGGCCCACCCCGTCTCAATGAGGCACGTCATGAAGGGCATCAACCGCGGCACACTAACACTAGTAGTGGTGGACCCGAAGTATGGGCGCACTGCATCCAAGGCCCATATATTCGCATTCCACCGCCCCGGCACAGACATACCCATAATGTACTACATCCTACACTACGCGTTCTTCGAGCGCAACCCGCCGGTAGACCGGCTCGACACCTTCCGCGAGTACGCTAAGAGGTTCAACATAGACATAGCTGAGATCGAGGAGATAAAGGACATAGCCAAGAGGTTCACTGCCGAAGAGGTCTCGAGGATAACTGGTGTACCGGTCGAGAAGCTTCGCGAGATAGCCCGGCTCTTCGTCGAGAACAGCGGAGTAACCACCGGGTTCAAGAGGTTCGCCTCGATAGAGTGGGCTATGGGGCTCACTCAGCACCACGTAGGCACACAGAATACCCGCCTCGCCGCCCTGGTTCAGCTAGTCCTGGGCAATCTAGGCTTCCCAGGAGGCGGCCTCAACCCCTACCGTGGTCACAGTAATGTGCAAGGCACAACTGACCTATGTATACTAAGCCACATATTCCCAGGCTACATCAAGATCCCGACCAATAGTAAGCAGATCCGCGCCTACCAGGAGTGGAAGCTGAAGGGCTTCCCCGACGCCTTCAACTGGCGCCCCAGCATGAACACTTGTAAGGCGCTCGGCCTGAAGTGCAGCGATTGCGACGATAACGGCGACAACTGCAAGCTAACAGTAAACAGTGGGGCGCTACTCTGGGCATGGTGGTTCATGAACTGGCGCCGCTACGAGCTAGCCATGGGTATCTTCGTCGGCACGGATCCCGAGGATAAGCCGTGGGACGAGAACAGCGTCGTGATAAGCGATCTACCATTCAACAAGGGCTACACCGAGAACAACTGGTGGATGGGCGTATTACTGCCCGACGACCCGAGGACAAAGAAGATCGGCGGAAAGATAGAGGCCATGTGGCTGTTCGGCGAGAACATAGCCATTAGCGACGCTGACTCTAAGATAACCATGGCGGCTCTCGCAGCGCTAAAACTCCTAGTAGTGTCCGACATATTCATAACAGAGACCGCATGGTTCGCCGATGTATTCCTCCCGGCCGCGTTCCAGTACGAGAAGGAGGGCAGCATAACTAACAGCAACCGCTGGATACAGTGGCAGCACCGCGTGGTAGAGCCACCCGGCGATGCCAGGGCAGACCTATGGGTGATGTACAAGTTCTGGGACTACATGAGGCGTAGTGGCCTAGTAAAGCTGCCGAGCGAGGAGTACGGTAAGAAGATCGAGCGTGTAGTAGTGAAGCACCCCGAGGCCGATACGCTGGTCGAGCTCTACCGGAGGAAGATAGAGCCCTACATGAACTATGGCAGCGGTAGATTCCCGTGGACCGACTACCGGGAAGTAGACCCGGTGCTCGTCTACAAGGAGATCGATGCTGCTGTAGACCTCTACTATGGCCAGTACGACTGGGCCCACGACAAGATACTAGCCATGAGGAGGATATCCGCGCCACGTGTACCCGGCCAGCCTGACGGTCTGCTCGACAGTGGCACCCTCGAGCACCCTGGCGGGAAGGCCCCGCTGAGGCTCTTCAAGGACTGGGGCTGGAGCTGGCCCAGGAACGTCAGGATACTCTACAACCTGTACACATTGGAGAAGACATTCGGCCGCAAGGACAGCTTCACCTTTGAGCCAGGCAAATGGACCGTAGGCCCAGAGCTAGACGGCAAGACCGTGGAGATCACTGGCGAGGCCGGCGAAATGATAGATGCTAAAACAAAGATGCCTAGACCGGCCTTCATACCGGGCCACAACTTCGTGATAGGCAAGTACTATAAGCGCGCCTGGACATGCCTCACAGAGAAGTGCAGCCAGAAGACCACGGCCGACATATTCACTGGCGCTGCCTACGCCGAAGACATGATACGCTACGGCAAGACCGTCGGCAAGATAGTGTTCTGGAAGCCTGGCGGCGGCTACGAGATAAAGACTGTCGAGGAGCTCGACATAAGGTGTCCGATGTGCGAGAGCTTCTACTATGACCCCGAGCTGATACTAGACTACGGCAAGGCCGTGTTCTATAAGCCGTACTTCAAGGGCACCAAGACCATTAACGGAAAGACGATAGTCTACAAGGACTGGAAGGAATGGCGCCCGGTGCACGACAAGTTCGTAAAAGAATTCACAGCCTGCATTGGAGGCAATCCTGAGAACTACAAGAAGTGTGTCAAGGAGTTCCTAGACAAGTATGGCGAGTGGTATGCTATAACTGGACCTGACGGCAAGGTATGGGCCTATAGTATCGACTACCCGTTCCACTTCGAGCCAGTTGAAAGCCCGAGCATAGAGATGGCAACCAAGTACCCAGCACTAGCCTGGAGGAGGATAGAGAACCTGTTCTACATAGAGCCACCAGAGCAGATGCCGGAACTATACAAGGCCGTGGTAGCGACCTATGAAGAGCTGAAGAAGTACGCGCCTAGCGATGCAGAAGTGGTAGTGGTTACCGAGAACCGTCTTGAGGAGCACTTCCACACCGGTATCATGACGCGCAACGTGCCGTACCTTGCCGAGACGCTGCCAGAGCCCTTCGCAGAGATCCCAGTCGAGCTAGCCGAAAAGCTGGGTATAAAGAGTGGCGACATAGTAGAGCTGGGCAACAATAGGAACAAGATCTACGTGCGAGCACTGGTAACACACCGCATGCCTAAGCTGAGGATAGGCAACAAGGAGGTCTACGTGATCAACGTGCCGTGGAGCTGGGGTTGGAGCGGCGCCCACAACAGCTTCGACGTAGCCAACACGATATCAATACTAGTAATGGACATAGTTACTACGATGCAGGAGACGAAGGCGTTCCTAGCATGGGTGAAGAAGGCCAGCCCAGACAAGTACACTTACCAGGCTAAACCCCGCATACAAGTGTTCTAA
- a CDS encoding C25 family cysteine peptidase — MHRVLLAVVFILLLPSYAAPALAHDSAVVVEAIVGEDGWAFIHARLPPGEYQIVAVEGWKPRPVNPKPLLLSFTPDPGFWEKLRGLAVAATSTVYEPRVELLGTPNGIELYAWAPGEPGSRVRVVLERLEAGTTTSEKKGMLIIVPNNTLVLSYAEKITELHHSQGLDVEIVTTDEIRRSYKPADEPEGLCKPGKTGPEYDVDLARRIVSMLREAYREGVRYVLIIGGAKDVPPFYYCSPILYELVNPEEAAVPTDYFYADPDYDGLVELAVGRIPFSDPVKLSTYVSALESWMKGGTWQEKALLAGGAPFATSLLVGEDAVIKAIMNIASLDLEVDTLLLTMGNYAGTRFTSYIGDYGLYYLVTHGAGNALLDYVPGGLWNYDFEEKLRSIEVPYTTQPGVYLSPACRAGFWDYDLVDPPFKPPSVAVSLLERGAAVAYLGFSRIAIEVIDGVTAVDGNVYASLAAADAVLILFTKSLGSAETLGDAWLSALNAYSVMPASSYRAYLVRGQEDIGELVLREAIFLGDPAAPNPWRRVTITSTVEPPELVPPPGSIDIGASVLAMPLARYASGTLPAFNPGNATTITIDFDGVCPEKVYAWSLYRVYGYYMIGLERLYATIEQSGGCTVTITLPQDSPGLIRLLARWGNNYLTTYYIIAAGAYLDTSTGTLVIRGLDVLETVGDEPILLTVNGATASTIPGGSTSYTVPLQAIAPLMPDNNAIVSVTPVYRFDKIYGGKFVENELEKLAKLFTVTVPAEDAVILPPFSVQFAEGNTSCPTPAAGKKPLTVGADIVAFFAAIGLVAALAMAKRRSSPASL; from the coding sequence ATGCATCGCGTGCTCCTAGCTGTAGTCTTTATCCTCCTCTTGCCTAGTTACGCTGCACCCGCTCTCGCCCATGACAGTGCTGTAGTAGTTGAGGCTATCGTCGGCGAGGACGGCTGGGCGTTCATACATGCCCGGCTGCCGCCAGGAGAGTACCAGATAGTGGCTGTCGAGGGCTGGAAGCCTAGGCCCGTCAACCCGAAGCCACTACTCCTCAGCTTTACCCCGGATCCGGGGTTCTGGGAGAAGCTTAGAGGATTAGCAGTCGCTGCAACGTCTACAGTCTATGAGCCCAGAGTAGAACTCCTCGGCACGCCTAACGGTATAGAACTCTACGCGTGGGCTCCAGGCGAGCCTGGCTCCCGGGTTAGGGTGGTTCTTGAGAGGTTGGAAGCCGGAACGACCACTAGCGAGAAGAAAGGCATGCTCATAATCGTTCCTAATAACACGCTGGTGCTGAGCTATGCAGAGAAGATAACTGAGCTGCATCACAGCCAAGGTCTAGACGTGGAGATAGTTACTACGGACGAGATCAGGAGGAGCTACAAGCCCGCAGATGAGCCAGAAGGGCTCTGTAAGCCTGGCAAGACCGGGCCCGAGTACGACGTTGACCTAGCCCGCCGCATCGTCTCCATGCTCCGCGAGGCCTACAGAGAGGGTGTACGATACGTCCTCATAATAGGTGGTGCTAAGGACGTGCCACCGTTCTACTACTGTAGTCCAATCCTCTACGAGCTGGTAAACCCTGAAGAAGCTGCTGTTCCAACAGACTACTTCTACGCCGACCCCGACTATGATGGACTCGTGGAATTAGCCGTAGGCCGTATACCCTTCAGTGACCCGGTAAAGCTCAGCACCTACGTCTCGGCATTAGAGAGCTGGATGAAGGGCGGGACCTGGCAGGAGAAAGCACTACTCGCCGGTGGAGCACCCTTCGCCACCAGCCTGCTAGTAGGCGAGGACGCTGTCATTAAGGCTATCATGAATATTGCTAGTCTAGATCTAGAGGTTGACACGCTACTTCTAACCATGGGCAACTACGCGGGAACACGCTTTACAAGCTACATAGGCGATTACGGGCTATACTACCTGGTGACGCACGGCGCTGGCAACGCGCTTCTAGACTACGTGCCGGGCGGGCTCTGGAACTACGACTTTGAGGAGAAGCTCCGTAGCATCGAGGTGCCGTACACTACACAGCCTGGAGTTTACCTCAGCCCTGCCTGCCGCGCCGGGTTCTGGGACTATGACCTAGTAGACCCCCCGTTCAAGCCCCCTAGCGTAGCAGTGTCGCTGCTGGAGCGAGGCGCTGCTGTAGCCTATCTCGGCTTCTCCCGCATAGCGATAGAGGTTATTGACGGGGTTACTGCTGTCGATGGCAATGTTTACGCAAGCCTCGCTGCCGCTGACGCGGTGCTGATACTCTTCACGAAGAGTCTAGGCTCCGCGGAGACACTCGGCGATGCGTGGCTCTCAGCCCTCAACGCCTACTCGGTCATGCCCGCGAGTAGCTACCGCGCCTACCTGGTGAGGGGTCAGGAGGACATAGGCGAGCTAGTACTCCGCGAGGCTATATTCCTCGGCGACCCAGCAGCACCAAACCCATGGCGTAGGGTTACAATCACATCTACCGTAGAGCCGCCAGAGCTTGTACCCCCGCCAGGCAGCATAGATATAGGTGCATCTGTACTAGCTATGCCGCTAGCCCGTTACGCATCTGGTACTCTGCCCGCGTTTAACCCTGGTAATGCAACAACCATAACCATAGACTTCGATGGCGTCTGCCCAGAGAAGGTCTATGCATGGTCGCTTTATCGAGTCTATGGCTACTATATGATAGGGCTTGAGCGTCTCTACGCTACTATCGAGCAGAGCGGGGGCTGTACAGTCACGATAACACTGCCACAAGACTCGCCCGGCCTCATAAGGCTCCTAGCTCGCTGGGGCAATAACTACCTCACAACGTACTACATAATAGCTGCTGGAGCCTACCTCGATACAAGCACCGGGACGCTGGTAATAAGAGGACTTGATGTACTCGAAACCGTGGGTGACGAACCAATACTGTTAACCGTCAACGGTGCAACAGCCTCCACTATACCTGGTGGTTCTACAAGCTACACCGTACCCTTACAAGCAATAGCACCATTGATGCCAGATAATAATGCCATTGTATCGGTTACCCCTGTCTACCGGTTCGACAAAATATACGGTGGTAAATTCGTCGAAAACGAGCTGGAGAAGCTAGCTAAGCTCTTCACGGTCACCGTACCCGCCGAGGATGCGGTAATTCTGCCCCCATTCTCTGTACAGTTCGCGGAGGGCAATACATCTTGCCCAACTCCAGCTGCCGGGAAAAAGCCGCTAACTGTTGGTGCCGACATCGTGGCATTCTTCGCTGCTATTGGACTGGTAGCAGCCCTAGCCATGGCTAAACGCCGCAGCTCTCCAGCTAGTCTCTAG
- a CDS encoding 4Fe-4S dicluster domain-containing protein, giving the protein MTEYGIVFNLDTCIGCRACQTACKVWNGLKAEETSFNPEGYTNPVDLSPNTWMIMEFLEGLMGDSPFWLFKKRQCMHCSEAPCAKACPVNAIEVHPEGAVVIRPDKCIGCRYCIEACPYDVPRYDPISNKVYKCTFCIDRVQNGLAPACVEACPTDALEFGPWEELLQKYRAAGYEVYGDNVNDYVGRTHYLYVTRKFRNFGAEEGKKWYEAIGFPENPTGALPLIEAGRNVGVGLAALAAVGAVAHAIYWRAKRIEERNKTEK; this is encoded by the coding sequence ATGACCGAGTACGGGATAGTATTCAACCTCGATACATGTATAGGTTGCAGGGCATGCCAGACAGCGTGTAAGGTCTGGAACGGGCTGAAAGCTGAAGAGACTAGCTTCAACCCTGAGGGCTACACCAACCCAGTAGACCTATCGCCGAACACCTGGATGATAATGGAGTTCCTAGAGGGGTTGATGGGCGATTCACCATTCTGGCTCTTCAAGAAGCGCCAGTGCATGCACTGTAGCGAGGCACCTTGCGCCAAGGCGTGCCCGGTCAACGCCATAGAGGTGCATCCCGAGGGCGCCGTGGTAATCCGTCCCGACAAGTGCATAGGTTGCCGCTACTGTATCGAGGCCTGCCCCTACGATGTGCCACGCTACGACCCGATATCGAACAAGGTATACAAGTGTACATTCTGTATCGACCGTGTACAGAATGGCCTCGCACCCGCATGTGTCGAGGCCTGCCCAACTGATGCACTAGAGTTCGGCCCCTGGGAGGAACTGCTCCAGAAGTACCGCGCCGCCGGCTACGAGGTGTACGGAGACAACGTTAACGATTACGTCGGACGCACTCACTACCTCTACGTGACGAGGAAGTTCCGGAACTTTGGAGCCGAGGAGGGCAAGAAGTGGTACGAGGCTATTGGCTTCCCAGAAAACCCGACAGGAGCACTACCACTCATTGAAGCCGGACGCAACGTTGGTGTAGGTCTTGCAGCGCTAGCAGCTGTAGGTGCAGTAGCTCACGCCATCTACTGGAGGGCTAAGAGGATCGAGGAGAGGAACAAGACCGAGAAATGA